In Bacteroidales bacterium, a single genomic region encodes these proteins:
- a CDS encoding 4Fe-4S dicluster domain-containing protein translates to MALNRKDFFKVLGVTGVTLAIGKEAGAVPKKEESIEFKGILYDSTRCAGCQTCESACAEANGLPSPTAAIEAGVIRNTDEVHRTVVNAFNSSKGETYLKKQCMHCNEPACTAACLTQAMYKTKEGAVIWRGDKCMGCRYCMVSCPFDVPKFEYHSANPKIEKCNMCYSRLGEGKIPACVENCPAEALMYGPRRDLIKEARKRIVENPDQYVDHIYGEHEAGGTGFLYIAGVPFEELGLNTSIQKESYPSLSKGFLYSVPTIFVLWPAILLGIRESTKNNHLKSDENE, encoded by the coding sequence ATGGCTCTGAACAGAAAAGACTTTTTTAAAGTACTGGGCGTAACAGGAGTTACACTGGCTATCGGGAAAGAGGCCGGGGCAGTACCAAAAAAGGAAGAAAGTATTGAATTCAAAGGAATTCTTTACGACTCAACAAGATGCGCTGGCTGCCAGACCTGTGAGTCAGCATGTGCTGAGGCAAACGGCTTGCCTTCACCCACTGCAGCTATTGAAGCAGGTGTTATCAGAAATACTGATGAAGTTCACCGGACGGTAGTTAATGCATTCAATTCAAGTAAGGGTGAAACCTATTTGAAAAAGCAGTGTATGCATTGCAACGAACCAGCCTGTACTGCTGCCTGCCTTACACAGGCCATGTATAAAACAAAGGAGGGAGCTGTGATCTGGAGAGGAGATAAATGCATGGGTTGCCGCTATTGCATGGTTTCCTGCCCGTTTGATGTTCCGAAATTCGAATATCATAGTGCAAATCCGAAGATAGAAAAATGCAATATGTGTTACAGCAGGCTGGGTGAAGGTAAAATACCGGCATGTGTTGAGAATTGTCCTGCTGAAGCTTTGATGTATGGGCCAAGGCGCGACCTGATTAAGGAGGCGAGGAAAAGAATTGTCGAAAATCCCGATCAGTATGTCGATCATATTTACGGCGAACATGAAGCAGGGGGAACAGGTTTTCTTTATATCGCAGGTGTCCCTTTTGAAGAGCTTGGGCTGAATACTTCCATTCAGAAGGAGTCATATCCATCCTTATCGAAAGGGTTCCTGTACAGCGTCCCGACAATATTTGTTCTGTGGCCGGCCATTTTGCTGGGTATCCGTGAATCAACCAAAAATAATCACCTCAAATCTGATGAGAATGAATAG
- the nrfD gene encoding polysulfide reductase NrfD produces the protein MNSLNYTIAKDNDGKSIWKFLAGEMKPRGSFLTPFNIISIPIMILGLVLIVIRFWKGLGSVTNLTQEVPWGLWIGFDVVTGVAFAGGAYVLTFMVYILNMQKYHSIVRITVLNGFLAYVFYAGALLLDLGRPWNVINPIIGNSFGTSSVLFLVAWHFLLYMIAQLIEFSPAVAEWLGARKARKILSGMTVAAVIFGITLSTLHQSGLGALYLMAKDKIHPLWYNEFIPIMFFVSSIFAGLSMVIFEGSISHRVFFNQISEENHKSHNSIIIGLSKICAVAMFAYFFLQVLVFVHGKRWDLLFTPMGYWYLLEMFGFVMFPMLLFFYSYRRKNINLVKVAAILTMLGVILNRLNVTVIGFKWDAAIRYIPTWMELVVTLAVIFTEIWIFRWVVNRMPVLRESPSWVNDKH, from the coding sequence ATGAATAGTCTAAACTACACAATAGCAAAAGACAACGATGGTAAATCCATCTGGAAATTCCTTGCAGGCGAAATGAAACCCAGAGGGAGTTTCCTCACACCTTTTAATATAATATCCATTCCCATAATGATTCTGGGACTGGTGTTGATTGTAATCCGCTTCTGGAAAGGACTAGGCTCTGTTACAAACCTGACACAGGAGGTACCCTGGGGCTTGTGGATTGGATTTGATGTTGTTACCGGTGTTGCATTTGCAGGGGGCGCTTATGTACTGACATTCATGGTGTATATTCTCAACATGCAGAAATATCACTCAATTGTCAGGATCACAGTGCTTAACGGATTTCTGGCATATGTATTCTATGCGGGAGCCCTGCTTCTCGACCTGGGAAGACCATGGAATGTCATAAACCCGATAATTGGCAACAGTTTCGGAACAAGCTCAGTATTGTTTCTGGTAGCATGGCACTTCCTGCTCTACATGATTGCCCAGCTCATTGAGTTTTCACCGGCTGTTGCAGAATGGCTTGGTGCCAGGAAAGCAAGAAAAATTCTCTCGGGAATGACTGTTGCAGCTGTCATTTTCGGTATCACGCTTTCAACTCTGCACCAATCTGGTCTGGGAGCTTTATACCTGATGGCTAAAGACAAAATTCATCCTCTCTGGTACAATGAATTCATTCCGATTATGTTTTTTGTTTCCAGTATCTTTGCCGGTCTCTCCATGGTAATCTTCGAAGGATCAATAAGTCACAGGGTCTTTTTCAATCAGATAAGCGAAGAAAACCATAAATCTCACAACAGTATTATAATAGGTTTGTCAAAGATCTGCGCAGTTGCGATGTTTGCCTATTTCTTTCTTCAGGTTCTCGTATTCGTGCATGGTAAGCGCTGGGACCTTCTTTTTACACCAATGGGTTATTGGTATCTGCTTGAGATGTTTGGTTTTGTAATGTTTCCGATGCTGTTGTTTTTCTACAGTTACCGGAGGAAAAACATTAACCTAGTTAAGGTAGCAGCAATACTGACAATGCTTGGAGTAATACTTAACAGACTCAATGTAACTGTTATTGGTTTCAAATGGGACGCAGCGATAAGATACATTCCTACATGGATGGAACTGGTTGTTACCCTGGCAGTTATATTTACTGAGATTTGGATATTCAGATGGGTAGTCAACCGTATGCCGGTACTGAGGGAATCACCTTCGTGGGTAAATGATAAACATTAA
- a CDS encoding HAMP domain-containing protein, with amino-acid sequence MGLSGNRTPNDNKLKSILVKYFSFRSSIYSRVVYIITVSSVILFVSFGIIFRSVYEQNLNTVIRQNGNNVGSIVEGSLYHSMLQNDKSTLQSTLDIINTMSGIDDVNMYDAKDSLVYSSFSSDITTHTDPNCKSCHPDIQSMFPRNEKSYRIIDLDSECSMNKNDNSQRHLLIRSPILNEKSCYTASCHAHPESDVVLGSLIIKLPLSDLDEAVARSSAKFYLLATIITILLVFSLILFTRKNIKDPLNEIIKASVAVSNGNKNTRLEIKPNQLNDMRMVSQAFNNMLDNLQSATEELQNWSQQLEYKVQKKSEELGAAQNELIHIERIASLGKLSSSVAHEINNPLSGILVYTKLIYKQLSDPELYASKRDSMLKHLKLIENETKRCGEIVKGLLDFSRKEQEDFESKHLHKILQETYELMTHPIKIANINFLTNFTAKSDLIFCSPNQIKQACVAILVNASEAVLENGEIIISTSNPDSDTIKIDISDNGIGIPEDDLPHIFEPFFSTKQDTSGIGLGLAIVHGIVKSHNGTIGVKSELARGTTISITLPVIRT; translated from the coding sequence ATGGGTTTGTCAGGTAACAGAACACCCAATGATAATAAGTTAAAATCAATACTTGTAAAGTATTTTAGTTTTCGTTCTTCAATATACAGCAGGGTAGTCTATATCATAACTGTATCATCTGTTATTCTGTTTGTCTCTTTCGGTATAATATTCAGATCGGTATACGAACAGAATCTTAATACTGTTATCCGGCAAAACGGGAACAACGTGGGCTCTATTGTTGAGGGATCTTTATATCATTCCATGCTGCAGAATGATAAGAGCACACTTCAGAGTACCCTTGACATAATTAATACAATGTCGGGGATCGACGATGTGAATATGTATGATGCAAAAGACAGCCTTGTTTATTCCTCGTTCTCATCAGATATAACAACACATACCGATCCGAACTGTAAAAGCTGTCATCCCGATATCCAGTCGATGTTTCCGAGGAATGAAAAATCCTACAGGATTATCGACCTCGACAGTGAATGCAGCATGAACAAGAATGATAATAGTCAGCGGCATCTGTTGATAAGATCTCCTATTCTGAATGAAAAATCCTGTTATACCGCTTCATGTCACGCCCATCCGGAGAGCGATGTTGTTCTTGGATCACTAATTATCAAACTTCCGCTTTCCGACCTGGATGAAGCAGTAGCCAGATCTTCTGCAAAATTTTATTTGCTTGCAACAATTATAACCATCCTTCTCGTCTTCTCACTGATTTTGTTTACAAGGAAAAATATAAAAGATCCTTTAAATGAGATTATTAAAGCCAGTGTTGCCGTTTCCAATGGTAATAAAAACACCCGACTGGAAATCAAACCGAACCAGCTTAACGATATGAGGATGGTTTCTCAGGCATTTAATAATATGCTCGATAATCTTCAGTCAGCTACCGAAGAGTTGCAGAACTGGTCACAGCAGCTTGAATATAAAGTCCAGAAGAAATCTGAAGAATTGGGAGCTGCCCAGAATGAATTGATACACATTGAACGGATTGCCTCGCTTGGCAAGTTATCATCGTCGGTAGCTCACGAGATAAATAATCCTCTTTCCGGCATACTAGTATATACTAAGCTTATATACAAGCAATTGAGCGACCCTGAGCTTTATGCTTCCAAAAGAGATTCGATGTTAAAGCATCTTAAACTCATTGAAAATGAGACAAAAAGATGTGGTGAAATTGTAAAGGGACTTCTTGATTTTTCGAGAAAAGAGCAGGAAGATTTTGAGTCAAAGCATCTGCATAAAATCCTTCAGGAGACATATGAGCTGATGACACATCCGATAAAAATCGCCAACATAAACTTCTTAACAAACTTCACAGCAAAATCTGACCTTATTTTCTGCAGTCCAAACCAGATAAAACAGGCGTGTGTAGCTATCCTTGTTAATGCCTCTGAGGCGGTTCTTGAAAATGGCGAGATAATAATTTCAACAAGTAATCCGGATAGTGATACTATTAAAATAGATATTTCAGATAACGGAATCGGTATTCCGGAGGATGATCTTCCACACATCTTTGAACCATTCTTTTCAACAAAGCAGGATACCTCCGGAATAGGACTGGGTCTTGCAATTGTTCATGGCATTGTTAAGAGCCATAATGGCACTATTGGGGTTAAATCGGAACTTGCAAGGGGAACCACAATATCCATAACACTCCCTGTTATAAGGACTTAA
- a CDS encoding sigma-54-dependent Fis family transcriptional regulator — MTKKISILIVDDEESVRDSLFNWFIEDGYHVAVAENANKALSMLESESFDIILADIKMPGMDGLEMLRRIKILKSESIVIVMTAFATVDTAVQALKDGAFDYVTKPFDPDDLSHLIRNASKQITLSEENESLRTKVLTLENVEDLIGESEPMKRVLKDIENVAQSNSSVVITGESGTGKELVAKAIHSNSSRKFFPLVSVHCGALTESLLESELFGHEKGAFTGAMYNRKGRFEMADNGTIFLDEIATISMKMQIDLLRVLETKKFTRVGGNKEISSDFRVICATNRDLKSLVEKGLFREDLFYRLNVVNIFVPPLRERIEDIPLLVDYFIRKYCLSMNKPPLTIDSSALKRLEEFNFPGNVRELENMIERAIVVGNGKKITLKDLPLEKTMITSSVESLDDLEKSHIYMILNKYSWNISRAAKALKVDRVTLYNKISRYGLKPKE; from the coding sequence ATGACAAAAAAGATTTCGATATTAATTGTTGACGATGAAGAATCAGTACGAGATTCATTGTTCAACTGGTTCATAGAGGACGGATATCATGTGGCAGTTGCAGAAAATGCAAACAAGGCCCTGTCGATGCTTGAATCTGAGAGTTTTGATATCATTCTTGCCGACATCAAGATGCCCGGAATGGATGGACTGGAGATGCTCCGGAGGATCAAAATACTAAAATCAGAGTCAATAGTCATTGTTATGACTGCTTTTGCAACTGTTGATACTGCTGTTCAGGCACTTAAAGACGGAGCATTTGATTATGTAACAAAACCATTCGATCCTGACGACCTGTCTCATCTGATCAGAAATGCTTCAAAACAGATAACTCTTTCTGAAGAGAATGAGAGCCTTCGTACAAAAGTCCTTACACTCGAGAATGTTGAAGATCTGATTGGAGAAAGTGAGCCAATGAAGAGGGTACTGAAGGATATTGAAAATGTGGCACAATCTAATTCCTCGGTTGTTATTACTGGTGAGAGCGGAACTGGCAAAGAGCTGGTAGCGAAGGCTATACATTCTAATTCATCACGTAAGTTCTTTCCCCTTGTGAGTGTCCATTGCGGTGCATTAACTGAAAGTCTGCTTGAGAGCGAACTGTTCGGACATGAAAAAGGGGCATTTACTGGAGCTATGTATAACCGGAAAGGCCGGTTTGAAATGGCCGATAACGGAACAATATTTCTTGATGAGATTGCAACGATATCGATGAAAATGCAGATAGATCTTCTGCGCGTTCTCGAGACTAAGAAATTCACCAGGGTTGGTGGCAACAAAGAGATCTCCTCAGATTTCAGGGTAATTTGCGCAACAAACAGAGATCTTAAAAGTCTGGTTGAAAAAGGATTATTCAGAGAGGACCTTTTTTACCGTCTTAATGTTGTAAATATTTTTGTGCCCCCTTTGCGCGAGAGAATTGAAGACATCCCTTTACTTGTTGATTATTTTATCAGGAAGTATTGCCTGTCGATGAATAAGCCTCCGTTAACAATCGATTCCTCCGCATTAAAACGGCTGGAGGAGTTTAATTTCCCGGGCAATGTCAGAGAGCTTGAGAATATGATCGAACGTGCTATTGTTGTTGGTAATGGAAAGAAGATCACACTGAAAGACCTTCCATTGGAAAAAACAATGATAACCAGCTCTGTTGAGAGCCTTGATGACCTTGAGAAATCACATATTTATATGATATTGAATAAATACAGCTGGAACATCTCCAGGGCAGCAAAAGCCCTCAAGGTTGACCGGGTAACTCTCTATAATAAAATCAGCAGGTACGGATTAAAGCCTAAAGAATAG
- a CDS encoding archaemetzincin family Zn-dependent metalloprotease — MDLQNITLISFGYFEDGFLENIAATVTHELHYPVIIKEGHIDITEFYDPGRRQYNGNKLLKEVDSMYASDSCKTIGLFNVDLFIPILTYIFGQAFLSGRTGIASLYRFSNERYGMGADDKLAAERFRKEIIHELGHTLGLIHCHVSTCVMRSSTYVEDIDLKSVSLCNKCRSDVSNNRLS, encoded by the coding sequence ATGGATCTGCAAAATATAACATTGATCTCATTCGGCTATTTCGAGGATGGTTTTCTTGAGAATATCGCCGCTACAGTGACCCACGAATTACATTACCCCGTAATTATTAAGGAGGGCCATATTGATATCACTGAATTTTACGATCCCGGACGTCGTCAGTATAATGGAAACAAGCTGCTTAAGGAGGTTGATTCTATGTATGCTTCCGATTCATGTAAGACTATTGGCCTATTTAACGTCGATCTTTTTATTCCTATTCTTACATATATTTTTGGACAGGCATTTCTCTCGGGCAGGACTGGTATAGCCTCATTGTACAGGTTTAGCAATGAGCGTTATGGAATGGGTGCTGATGATAAGCTGGCTGCTGAACGCTTCAGAAAAGAGATTATCCATGAACTGGGCCATACCTTAGGATTAATACATTGTCATGTTTCAACCTGTGTTATGCGATCCAGCACATATGTTGAAGACATAGACCTTAAAAGTGTCAGCCTGTGCAATAAATGCAGGAGTGATGTGAGCAATAACCGATTATCCTGA
- a CDS encoding UDP-2,3-diacylglucosamine diphosphatase produces MADNGKIYFASDFHLGLPAGAPPIEREKRVVKWLNTITPDAKEIYLLGDIFDFWWEYKLVVPKGFTRFLGTISAITDSGIPVHFFTGNHDMWVGDYLVNECGVIVHTSPVTKIFDGKKIHLAHGEGLGTKDQGYKILLSIFRNKPLQAMYSALHPSIGMGIGHSWSLSSRLGKGITKEFLGEDKEDLIRYAKSVLQTEKVDYFIFGHRHLAMSYKLQEGVEIVFLGDWIRNGSFAEWDKNKLSFRLLD; encoded by the coding sequence TTGGCCGATAACGGAAAAATATATTTCGCCTCAGACTTTCACCTGGGATTACCCGCAGGAGCACCTCCCATTGAGAGAGAAAAGCGGGTTGTAAAGTGGTTAAATACAATCACACCCGATGCTAAAGAAATCTACCTTCTTGGTGATATTTTTGACTTCTGGTGGGAATATAAACTAGTTGTCCCAAAAGGATTTACAAGGTTTCTGGGTACGATCTCAGCTATAACAGATTCTGGTATCCCTGTTCATTTTTTTACAGGGAATCACGATATGTGGGTCGGTGATTATCTTGTAAATGAGTGCGGTGTAATAGTGCATACTTCACCGGTTACAAAAATCTTCGATGGCAAGAAGATCCACCTCGCACACGGAGAGGGTCTTGGAACAAAAGACCAGGGATATAAAATACTTCTTTCCATATTCCGAAATAAACCCCTCCAGGCTATGTACTCTGCCTTGCACCCTTCAATAGGAATGGGTATCGGACACAGCTGGTCGCTAAGTTCAAGGCTGGGAAAAGGAATTACAAAAGAGTTCCTTGGCGAAGATAAAGAGGATCTTATCAGGTATGCAAAAAGTGTCCTTCAGACTGAGAAAGTCGATTATTTCATATTCGGTCACAGGCACCTGGCAATGAGCTATAAACTTCAGGAAGGAGTTGAAATAGTGTTCCTGGGCGACTGGATACGAAACGGAAGTTTTGCAGAATGGGATAAAAACAAGCTCTCCTTCAGGCTTCTCGACTAA
- a CDS encoding redoxin domain-containing protein, giving the protein MKRILFLLTLIIIVASCQDKSKFSVTGVIKGETKKQIYLNRLEVDNLVFIDSAKVNSKGEFRFSVKATDADFYQIGFSESDFITILAEPGEKIKLLFEGKTLFEKYSVEGSEGSEKLQYLDNTLADTKRKLDSLSTVYAKASKEPGFDVAGPLLEEKYNKVLMEQRMKNIDFIIKNTGSLASIKAVYQRFSPEAYVLYDPKDLQFMKIVTDSLSLHYPKSKHVQALSRDFSKEMNNMYVSKLEEIAKDLPPTKLDPDLKNTDGKRIALSSLKGKYVLLTFWSIRSQECVNENLQLKQYYKIYKNKGFEIYQINIDEDENAWKSAVKFDELPWISTREDDPANPVNVVLFNVKAVPTNYLFDKEGKIIGTNLHGKSLQIKLDQLLN; this is encoded by the coding sequence ATGAAAAGGATTCTATTTCTCCTGACCTTAATTATTATTGTGGCATCATGTCAGGATAAGTCAAAATTTTCTGTAACAGGAGTAATAAAAGGAGAAACCAAAAAGCAGATCTATTTAAACAGGCTGGAAGTTGACAACCTTGTTTTTATTGACTCGGCAAAGGTAAACAGTAAGGGAGAATTCAGGTTCAGTGTTAAAGCGACTGACGCTGATTTTTACCAGATTGGCTTCTCTGAATCAGACTTTATTACGATTCTTGCTGAACCAGGTGAAAAGATAAAACTCCTGTTTGAAGGAAAAACCCTGTTTGAAAAATACAGTGTCGAAGGATCGGAAGGATCGGAAAAACTTCAGTATCTCGACAACACCCTAGCAGATACAAAGAGAAAACTTGACTCGCTTAGTACTGTCTATGCTAAAGCATCAAAGGAACCAGGATTCGATGTTGCCGGACCTCTCCTTGAGGAGAAGTATAATAAAGTTTTGATGGAACAAAGGATGAAAAATATTGATTTCATCATTAAAAATACAGGTTCCCTTGCTTCTATTAAGGCAGTTTACCAGAGGTTCAGCCCTGAAGCCTATGTTCTTTACGATCCTAAGGATCTGCAATTTATGAAAATTGTAACTGACTCTCTTTCATTGCATTATCCTAAGTCCAAACATGTTCAGGCACTGTCAAGGGACTTTTCCAAGGAGATGAATAATATGTATGTCAGCAAACTCGAAGAGATTGCAAAAGATCTCCCTCCTACCAAGCTCGACCCTGATCTGAAAAACACTGATGGAAAAAGGATAGCTCTCTCCTCTCTGAAAGGCAAATATGTCCTTTTAACTTTCTGGTCAATAAGATCGCAGGAATGTGTAAATGAAAACCTTCAGCTGAAACAATACTATAAAATTTATAAAAATAAAGGCTTTGAGATCTACCAGATAAACATTGATGAAGATGAAAATGCCTGGAAATCAGCCGTCAAATTCGATGAGTTGCCCTGGATAAGCACCAGGGAGGATGACCCGGCAAATCCGGTAAATGTGGTTCTGTTTAATGTAAAAGCCGTACCTACAAACTATCTCTTCGACAAAGAAGGAAAGATAATCGGAACGAATCTTCACGGTAAATCATTGCAGATAAAACTTGATCAGTTGTTAAATTAA